Below is a window of Peromyscus eremicus chromosome 22, PerEre_H2_v1, whole genome shotgun sequence DNA.
CAAACTGGCTGACCAGTTCTAGGAAAGCCATGGGACCTCTCTACGGCCCAGCCACTCCATAATACCGTAAATGTACGGGGCGTCCTAATGGTATTACGTGCTATTCTGTCCCACGACCAAGCCTAACAATGGAGATTCTGTCTGGTTTCCCTAATCCTACCCTTGGGTGTCCCAGCACCACCTAGGGCTCACCTTGCCCAGGTTTGAGGTGACAATCTTGGGCTTGTCTTGCAGAATGGCCTGAATACAGATGCGGTACCCATGTAGCGACTCCCCTAGAGAGACATACGTTCTCAGATTTACTTGTATGACTTGGCactccatgcttttttttttttttcagctgtgagCCCAAATCctaatctcctcctcctcccctcctctcccaaaAAACGTTTCGGAGATTAGCACATTTCTTGTTGGGAAGGGAACTGGTGACCACATTGGAAGCAAGAAAAAGGAGGGGGCTCTCAAGATGGTCATCCTTCATAGGGCACTCTTACCTGGTGTCTTATCCAACTCCTGTAGCATGGTGAACAGACAGTGATCGAAAAAGAGTTCCACGGACCCTGCGGCTTTGGTCAGGAGCCCTCGGATGATCCCACGCAGCTCTCGGCTCACGAGGCTGTAGGGATAATCTGGGGCCATTGGCCTCTGTGAGTGCTAGGTCGAGATGCCCTTGCATCGAGGCTAGCCCTCTCTTCCCCAAGGAGACCCGGCCACTTGTACAGCCACGTCTGAATCAGGACAGTGGAGGTACTGGGCTCTTAGGAACATCCACCCTTTCCGACTGTCCGTGGCCTTATCTAAGGTGAGGGCTGGGGCACTAACCATGTGGATACTGGCTCAGGGTGGGCTCGCTCCGTGGAGTCTGGAGCTTGTAGTTGAGATAGCTGGCCAGGTCCTTCAGCCATACAGAGGGGTTCCCAGTGAAGACGCTCTGGCTTTTGTCCAGTTCCTTCTGCAGAGCGGCTATATCCAGCTGCCAGGGAGAGAGACTTCTATGGTGAGTGGGAAGGGGCAGGGAAGGACAGGCATAGGAAAGTGGCTGGAGGAGGTTTTGCTATGTGGAGGCTACAATTTTGCCACACCCAGGCCCCAAGAAAGGACGGGGCAGGACAGCTGAGAATGCTGATCTCAACGCCATACACTTGTAGGCCCGTCACATACTCAAGGGCAAGACGGGAAGTGAAAGACCACTCCTGTGGGACAGAGACCCCAAACCAGCTTTTCTATGACCTCCATCTTGTTCTCGGGATTCCCATCATTCTCCTCGCCTACGTTTCTTATGAACATCCCACTTCCTTTCTATTCGAAGTGCAGACATTCCGTCCCTTGGCATTTCCATCTTTTCTGGAACCCCTCTCATCTGGGTGTCCTAAATCCCACATGTTCTCTGCACCCCGAGACTAGGCCCACTTACGGCTTTCAGTGCATCCTCCAGGCTTCGGAACGGGCCTTGCTTCTGGTTCTGGCTAGTGACAGCTGTCACCTTCTTTGGTTGCTTCTTGTTTGCTGGTTTCTTAGACTCCACCGTAGCAGGTGGAACCTGTTCTTTATTCTGCCGCTTCATGATTTTCTCAAAGCCACGCTCATAAAGAGTGCTTGTGGTCTGGATTGGAGCTGGACCGGAAACAGGTAGAAAACAGCAGGGCCACCCTCAAGACCCCAGGACTCACGGCACAGTGGCCCCTTCTCTGCAGGGGCACCTAAGTCATTTACAGTGAGATGCTGTCCCAAGCTCCTGCTTCCTTGGGAGCTTTAGAAGCACAGCACAGAGCCCTCCCGGTGGCTGACTGCAGTCACCACCAGCAGGTCCCTGGCTCTTCCAGTTCTTTATCAGACAAATCAAAGCATGTGGGAGCTCAGCCAGGCTCATGTACAGAGAGGGTGGGCCTCACTGTTTCTGGCTGCTAGTCTGTAAGGGCAGAATTTTTCCAGCACGGTTTCTACTCCCAATTCTTGTCGGTTCTGAAATGACAACTCTATACTCAACAAGTGGCAAGTTTTCTCCCCTCCTCTGGAGACTATGGAACAGGTGACACGGAGATTAACTCCTGGTTGGAAGTGAATGTCGGGTCATTCCTCCCAGGGCTGGCCTTCTCGTCCACCCCTCCCCGACCTGCTGGTTACTTTAGAAGGGGCACCGTGCAGGATCCCGGGTGCCTCTCTGCCCAGCCGCTCGGACACCTGGCCAACCAGGGCCGGGACAGCTGAGTGGGTTGTGTGCAAAGGCCCGAACAGATGGAGATCGGAATTCCAGTCTCTTTCGACTCGGGAGTCTGCTTCGCTGGGCCTCCGCATCCCGACCTGTCCAGCGGGGACGGTCACCTCTCTCTGCGCTATCAGCCGGGGTGGCCGGGGACCCGCGGATCCGCTCCCGGCTTCCGCAGCTGCTCCGCCGCGCCCCTGCCCCACAGGCCCGggtgggcggcggcggcgggtaCTCACAGCTCAGGTCGTATTTCCACACTCCGTTCGCCTCCCCGAGCGCTCGGCGGTCGACGCcagcgccgccgccgcctcgTCCACCGCCGCTGGCTCCAGGTCGCCGGCCCTTcttcaccacctcccagcccccgCTGCCCGCTGCCTTGGCCGCCATGACTTCGGCTCCGCCACCCCCCGGCTTTCCAGTTCGCACGGCCTTCGCGCCGTGCCACGTcggcgctgccgccgccgccgccgccgccgcaagGCAGCCTGGGACTCGTAGTCCATCCGCGCCACCGCGCGGCGGGGCTAGGGAGGGGCGGCGGCGGGCAGGCCCCGCCCCTGTGGCGCAAAAATCCCTATCTTAACATCTGCGGCGCGTGCTCGGCCCTGGCCAGCTTGGAAACGGGACTAGTCCCGTTTTTCTTGTCTtgccctccctctttctcttcctcctcctttgggtttttcgagacagggtttctctgtgtagccctggctatcctggaactcgctctgtagaccaggttggcctcgcactcacagagatccacctgcctctgcatcccgagtgctgggattaaaggcagtacGTATTCTTACAGGATGTGCAGTTCAGCTGTGGGACGAAGGAAGCCCTAGGAGGATGAGGGAAGGGTTCCTGAAACAAATGACAGTTGAGGTGGCTGTTAGGAAGGGAGAATTTTCATTGGTTGGGGATCACGGCCAGTGGAGAGGCTACTTCACTTGTATGCCTTTGTTAATTTAGGCAAGGGTCTAGGGTGGTAAAACTAGTAGTAGTTCAACACGACAGGACTTGACAAGATTGGAAAAGGATCTTGGTTGCCAAATCTGGGCTTTATTCTCTAGACCTTAGAAAACAGTGGAAAGGTGACATGACCCTTACAAAAGCAGGACGTGGGGCTGTGTGAGGGATGGTCACAGAGGGAGAAAACGGGTGAGGGATGACCAACCCTTGCAGCCCCTTCGGGATCCTCCATCCCTATAGGCCTGAGCATGGCTAACTGTCTCAGAGAGCTCTGAGATGGAACGCCTTTGAGCTGATCATGAGTCTGTTAATTTCTCAGATCCCTGTCTCCCTCTACTCAGACACTAACCATACTCgttttcttgttggttttttgtttgtttgtttgttttattcctgCTGTCACATGTATGGTGGCAGAAGAGGCTCTATTTTGTGATGAAAAACAACTGGCTTTTCCACTACAGCTCCAGgtaatctgatgccctcttctggcatcagaGAACACCCACAAGTAtgggcacatacccacacatagatacacacacatacataaaaaaaatcatagtaaatatttaaaagagtCTGAATTCTAACCAAGATTTCTACCCTTAAGCAAGCCTTGTTAGGCATGGTCTAGGTcaatggttttcaaccttcctaatgctgtggcccttgaaaacaattcctcatgttgggataaaattatttttgttgctacttcaaaactgtaattttgctgttatgaatcataatgtaaatatctgtattttctgatggtcttggacgatccctgtgaaagggtcatttgacccccaagggggtcatgacctacagattgagaaccactggcctcaGCGATTCCCAAGAGGCTCACTTTCACTTCAGTATTCTTGTTCTTTGCTGGGCTTCCAGGGCCTTGGCTATCATGGCTCTTTGATAAACATGCTCCAAGAGTGTAGGGCTGTGTGGATGACATGGAAGTGTTTCTGAGTCCTTCCCATTACATCTTACTCTACAGAACAACCCACTTGGGGGCTGGGTGTAAGATGAGTGCTTGGGTACTTGCTCTGGTTTTCACCCccagtgtacacacatgcacacacacacacacacacacacacacacaccccacaaaattaataaagagaaagaggaacCATGTAGACACTGTTGTCCTCTGGACTCCAGGCTTGTTTTGTTACATGGCTGCTGTGAGGTGTGAGCAGTCTGAAAGCAGTTCAGGGCTATCATGTAGTCCAGCCTATAGGAGACTGGAATGAAACCTTCCTTGGCCAAGTATACCCTCATCACCCCACAGCCACTTTCTGGGCTGCTCATCTTACAGCCACAGCTCCagacttcctcctccctcctgagGGTCCCCTGTTGTGGCAAGATCTTTCCAAATCCTCACTAGAGTAACTGTCTTGCAGCAAGCTACCATTTGACGGGTCTATGTGCCAGACTGCAGCAAGACAAGCCATCCTTTACTTCATCCATTACTTCAACTGGATGGTGTTTGCCAGAACTGGCTCAGTTCCTGGCAAGGACAAGGATTGAGTACATGTAAACACAATTTTCTCATTGTCTAGTTTTGTCTGTGCCTTATGCTGTCTGAGTGTTAGTCACCTCTGGTGCTTTAACACTAAGTAGTGCTCTGAGGCCAGGTTTGCATCAGTTCTGCTCTAGAAACAAGAACCATATAAAACTACTTGGTAAGGTACTGTGGAATAatacttttgtacactgtgaagatgttttgctctcattggtttaataaagagccaactggccaatagctaggcagaaagaagttaggtgggaaagccatactaagagaacactgggaagaaggagggcagagttgccagcagatgcagaggaaacaagagatgaacatgccatgctggaAAAGGTACTGCCATAtggtagagtgtagataagacatatgggttaatttaagttgaaagagctagttagtaacaagcctaagctatcagctgagcatttataattaataagtctctgtgtggttattttggGGAGCCAGTGGTCCCaacaaaaaactctgcctacaaataGCACCCAACACCTGGCACCTACAtccacataaggcctgagaaatctttaaaaaaaagttcagaacacAAAGTCAAACATGGCTTCCTGGTGACAGCCTAATCTCAGGTAGGCTTGGTGTGCTAGTGGCAAAGAAAGGCATGGCTCCTTACGAGGCCCTGCTACTGAGCACTTGTATGAGGTTTATGAGTAGTGGGTGAGATGCTATTCGATGGCATGAGACTAGGTTAAAATGTCTACCGCAGCAGCGTAGAACCaaaaacttcccagagctggggtgttAAATATGGCTCCTGCCAGCCATGAGGTGGgaggagccagccaccagcatGCCATGAGCTAAGCAAGGCAGTGATGTAAGgatttgctcatgcagacagaaaaggttacagacaTGCAGTAAacacagatccagacagaaaaaaaatcctctaaatcggttacagtgtgtttaaaaatgtacataggcttgggagagaaaagaaaaagagtatagagtcatagaaaaaaattaaaaacaaaataaagtgtttaaagaaaaagtgatataaaagaaaaaagctatgtaaagatgaaaaacacacagggagtctggatcctgtatgttattgtgttgttttgaaatttttgattgctgatgaacgaacaatagctgctgagagacactggattgagaaggctgctggattaaaccaacctaagTATTTTTAAAACGTCTTGACTTCAAAAGGGAagtcaaaagatgtgttgctttggggaagaggttatgcatTTGTTCCCATAGGAAATGAaaggctcaggaggcagagccgggcagatctctgtgagttcaaggccagcctgggctacagagagtgttccaggaaaggcgcaaagctacacagagaaaccctgtcttgaaaaacaaaaacaaacaaacaaacaaacaaaaagaacatcaAGTTTGATTGAAGAAGACTctctgaaaatcctggctacagacataaagaaataaacctagaaaaactacaagacacataatatatatttgcctactcaaacataaaacaaaaagtcatctttggctaacCTGTGTATAtcgcacagtctatacttgtattaatacagatgtaatttatatatatatacatatatttacttttgaaagtttatgtattttcagagaaggggaccagacactaataaaaatgaatgacccaggtgatccagcatctcagaGTGCCACTGTTGCAGTTTCTTCGGAGTTCTGTATCCAGAACAACTTTAAGAtgttccagcctcacagactactctagccaagacttaatcattatcctgattttctcaaggttcccccaaagatgccagtgcccccaaacaacaggaagcagtttagagaaaacaatgcccacattaaaaaaaaaaaaaaaaaaaaaagaaaagaaaagggttatggatgtttgtcgtCATTTAAagggagttggttacaagttgttattggtcatagtcaggaaaaaagctaagcaaaggagttaaattcaaagatctctctctttttttaaaaaaaaaacagatttatttaagctaggtggtggtggcgcatgcctttaatcccagcacacaggaggcagaggcaggtgtatctctgtgagtttgaggccagcctgggctacagagcgagttccaggaaaagtgccaaagctacacagaggggaaaaaaaaaaaggatttatttatttattttatgtatatgagtgctctattgactttatgccagaagagggcatcagatcccactatagatggttgtgagccaccatgtgggtactaggaattgaactcaggacctctggaagagcagccagtgctcttaactgctgagccatctctctagccctcaaagatctctttctaaaaaaaaaggggggggatatgatacagaaatgatgagataaaagggtagattattgaatctactttaatccaaaataCAACTATCAATCTTAAATAtattacattggtatagattttggtttattgatacaaatttaaagtcatttttgttatactgtatgtatgtttctactcttgtttggggtattgtaattatgtagctcatttaaaaatgtaatgtataattgagaattacagattaatagtcatctataaagatcaaacttgtagtcatattaagtatgctttcaaggttaaacagatatatttagatagacaggtgatctttaaacacttcaaagacctacagaatatggcatataaaatgttttactaacataaggcttttcttgacagtaagacacatttgctcctggcagcatcaatttacttcagagaagatggtgagcatcgaagaaactccatatggactttaatttctttgtggcaaaagctagcccatgggcaaagaaactgcccttgcctcaactgctgacggtatactgtccaaactggaccagcaggatgcaaaagaaagcaactgtcaaactttgccaagacaaggtaggacagtccttcaaatttccctgcttctcagaaatgtctgtcagatattctgggcctgtagTCCAAAGACGGcctcaatgttacagaggaactttgggtgactgtccaggcagccagatgtccctgtcattaggtcatattatatccttctgaggtctttgatggagttaaagactagttagacttatagtttttcttagttatgataaaaaataaattagtataaaactttagattcataaAGATAAGATAGCtaatagagtatttttttttctacatttgccaaatacaaatggactggatattgtaactaattcttatttgataactgtttttgttgtatataactttactgtgttaaagttaaagccttcctttttaattagacaaaagggggaaatgctatagaataattcttttgtatactgtgaagatgttttgctctcactggtttaataaagagccaactggccaatagctaggcagaaagaagtTAGGCGGGAAAGCCAGACTTAAGGAACgctgggaaggaggagggtggAGTTGCCAGCGGATGCAAAGGAAACAGGAGATGATATGCTGTGCTGAAAAAAAGTACCACcatgtggtagagcatagataatAAATATGGGTTAAATTGAAAGAGTTAgtcagtaacaagcctaagctattggccaagcatttataattaataataagtctctgtgtggttatttgaggAGCTGGAAGTCCTGACAAAAAGCTCCACCTACAGTAGGGTTGTGTGTAGAGAGGTGTTTTTTGTCATTCACTGGCCTGTAAGGCATCCCTAATAAACTCATGTTACTTATCAAGATAAtatgagaataataataataataaaaacatgagtAACTCATGTTACTCATCAACTTGAACAAGTCATTTTTAGGCCTGCTGGTGCCACCCCATTTTGGGAGGCAATCTTACATCTCCCTGAAAAAGTCACAGGAAACCTGCCTTAAGAGCAGTCCCTAGCCTTGGGAGTTGGGTCTAGTTGGCCTAGGGCCAGTGGTGGCTTCTGATATCATGAGGCTGCGCTGCATGGCTGTCCcctcaggagagagaagaggacagaGCGCGATGTGCTCTGATCCCTGGCTCTGGCTTAGTTGAGGGAAACATGGCAAGGACTTTTACCAcacaaatttatttaaataaaagtgaaCACATATGCAGGCTAGTGCCCAAGGGGCAAAGGTCGGGAGGTGGGAGAATGGGGGACAGACAGAAAATGGGGgccaggcagagtctgtgtggtaTAACCAggctgcaggagggaggggagaggaagccTGGGGCAGTGCTGGGCTTCGGTGCAGAGGCAGGGGCCTCGGGTGGGTGAGCCCAGTGAGGTCAGTTCTATCCCTCACacgctcccttctctctccctgatCCCTGGACTCACAGCACTGCCTCTTCagccccccaccccttcctcatACCAGCCTTCCCTCCAACTACTGCGAGAGAagtcaaaagacaaaataaataagaactgGTGAGTCCTGCCCCCGTCTCGGCTCTAGGGAAGGGGAGCCAAGCCTGGATGACTGCCCCGAGCCCTGCTATCAGACCTGGAAAGGAACAGGTAAAGTGCAAGGACATCCAGTAAGTAAAAATATACCGATGACTTTGTCAAATACACAGCTGCGGGCTGTCAGGGGAGCGGGTGGCTGGCTTGTGGGTGACAGCAGCACCCTGGAAAGAGTTGGCCAACACAGCATAGAGACAACGGAAATAAATAGGAGTGGGGAGTGGACAGGGGTCCTGGATGTCCCCTGGGCCAGTGCCACTTGAGAGACCCGACAGGGCCTTGTCCTCTCAccagcccccacctcccaaaCCCCACTTGCCCGGCTCCCCAGTGCTGTGGCACTGACACAAAGCAcccggctggctggctggcaggaaAGGACTTATAATGTGGGCTGGGCAGAGGGAAGGGGGCAGGGAAGCCACAGTCAGTCAGGGCTGGCGCTGTGCTGCCCTCAGTACTCGTCCTGGTCTTCTGGTTGGTGTTCTTCAATCTCGTCGTCCTCAGGGGGTGCAAATCCCtcctggaggggaggggggaaagaaATGAGCCAGGTGGCCAGGCTGAGGGATCAGGTTCCACACATGGTCTAGAAACGAGGGCTGGGCCGAGTGGCCACAGGTTCAGAGGTCTAGCCTGCTTTCCAGTCTTGGCAGAGTAGTGGGAGGGAGGTGAAGAGGGGGCTCACCTCAGTAGCGTAGAGAATGCCAATGATGCCCGAGATGACAGGGCTGTTTTCACTTTCGTGCTCCTGGCAGATCAGCTCGATGTCACGCAATTTGCTGAAATAGAAGTCTCGCTCTTTCTCCAGCCCATCCACCGTCAGCTTCAAGTCCAGCAGCTGCTTAGGCAGAAAGAAATGTTTATGCCAGATGTTCCTGCCTCTGACGCTTCTGCCCGCCTTCCTCTTGTCCCCAGGATCAACGACCCTTTCCCATCCCACTCACTTGCTGGTTGAGCTCGAGAATCTGGGCATCAGCCTCATGACCACCATTTCGGGCTGATGGGGGATTCTTCCGAAGGATGCAGGGTGGGGCCACGTTGCTGAGTCGGCCAGAGGTCTGCATGTTCTTGGGGCCTGTGGGGGACGTCCTCTGTGGAACTGTCCAGAGGACAAGAGTCAGAAGAGGCGACACAGCACAAGAGAGCCTGGTATGCAGACCATGCAACAGGCAGGCACTCTCCCTCAGGAAGAGCATCTACATCTAGGCCTCAAGCCTCGGCCACATGTGACATTACAACAACTGGACAGCCCTTTGGCAAGCCTGGGAGCGTCAGTGCCACGGGAAGCTAAAGGAAAGGCCATCTCAGTACCAGGGCCTGAAGGAAGCTGGCCTGAGGGAGGGATGCAGGACACTGGGATGGTGAATTTGATGAAGTGGAGCTGGGAGGGTTCAGGGCCTTCAGTACTGACAGATGAGACCCTGGAGAGCAGTTGATGCAGTCTGTCCTAGCAGAAGCCAAAGCCACCCTCAGTGAAACTCAGCCCCACCCCTCCAGCTCCCTCTCAGGTTGGGCTCTGTTTCCCCCTGCTGGGCTGGACTAGTATCTGCGCAGTGGTGGAGGACTCAGGCTCCTCCCTAGCACAGCCTGCATGCTGTGGCTACTTGCTCTTTAGCGACGGGGCGCCTCCCTAGACAGCTTCTAATGCAAAGCAAGCGGCTGGGTGAGGACCGGCCCAGGCAGACAGCAGTGCAAACGGGGAGGTGGTTCTGCTATGACGGGTCAGATGCGGGCGGGAGCTGCTCCCCTTTCTGGCCACAGCCCTGCTGTCCCAAAGGCCTTATTGCTTCTCTCACTGTTCCTAGCAACCCAGCAAGGGATCCTTTCTAGAAACGCATCTCTGGGCGACGGGATTTTGGAAGAGATAAAAGGCAGGATCAAGCTTGGCAAACTCTTGCTTTTGAGTATCCAGTGGGCAGGGATCCATAAGGGGCTTGGATCCTGGCTCCAGGAGCCCAGCCTGGGTAGTGATCTGGATAGTGGACCCATCCAGCTTGAGGCAAACAAGCTAGTTATGTTAAGACACAGCATCCTGGGTCTCAGTGAGCTGCTCCCATACCTGGTGCAGGTGGCTCCCCTCTTAGAACAACTTTGGGAGCCGTCTCACCCCCAAAGTAGGACTCCCCATCTAGGTGAGCAGCAGGTGGTGCCATCTGAACTCCGTGATAACAGTCTCCTCCAGGCTGGCAGGGCTGGGCCGGTGTCCCAGGGGGCACTCCTGGCTGGATAGCCCTGCCGGCCCAGCCCCCCAAACTCCCTCCACCAGCTTGGGCATGTTACCTGCTGTGCCAATGAGTTTCTTGGATTTGTTGAAGATCTGATCACCTGGGTTAGGAGGTGGCGCTACGTCCTGGCCCTGCCGCGCCAGCAGAGGGTTGTAATCCTTTCCATCATAGTTTGCGTCAAAGAATTTCTTAAACCactgaataaactcaaaattatcTTGGAATTTTCCTTTTACTAATTTCTCTACAGGAATGATCTGAAATAGACCACAGAAGCAGATCATTTTAACCACCTGCTGGGTAGGACTGCCTTCCGCTGTGAGTACAGGAAAGCCAGCCCCTAGACTACAACCACATCTACCTTCTCCGTCTGCACCCCCTCCCCTGGCACCAGAGTAGACAAGCAGGCTGGCAGGCCCCACCAGAGAGGAACTCGGGACATTCCTTTCCTACAGGCACAGGAGACATTGTGTGGGAGGCGACCCTGCTGCCTGTGTGCGAACAGGAGGCTCAGGATCCACACAGGCAGGATAGTCAGCTGATGTGTTGGGGGGCCTCTGGAGAGACATGGCAGGGGTAATACACAAGAGCCTTAACATCCAGAGTGGGGCAGGTccacagaggagaaagggaaggaagtgtTGTCTCAGTGGGATCTTGGGGGTTAAGTGCATTCACTGTGCCTTGGTAGATGGACAGCATCCCCTTTTGGGGGTCAGGGCTAGAAACACATGTGGTGGAATGAACCGAGTAGCCCTTGTCACCCTGGCTGGTGGGTCATCTTCTTCCCCAGGGATACACAGCTCCTCATGGACCCCAGGGGTCCAGACACCTACTTTATCGACACCCATCTTCTTGAAAGCTGCTTGCAGCACCTTGAAGTTGTGGATGTACTCGTGTTCTagcttggcctggaacttgacctTCCTCAAGTGCACacacccagggaagagcatatcCATGAACTGGCAGTAGGCTGCCCCTGTGAGGAGGCATGGCTGATGCAGGGCattcagctaccacccaggccccctgctgctctgcctcccaaagcctGGTCCCTCTCCCTGTGTCCTACAGCGAGGGCCAGTCCAACTGTCATGTTAGATATGGTTAGGTTCCCCTTGGCTTTACAAGAGTATCCATGATTACGATTTACGTATTTACCTGTTGGtagtgctaaggattgaacccagggccttgcaaatTTGGAACaggcactgtaccactgagctacctgcCCAGCCCCCAAAGGACCACTTACTGATCCAAACCATGTACCAGGGCCATTTCAAGCCCTTCAGTACGTAGGTTAGCCCCATAGCTACCTGACACAGACAGGCGATGCCTCTCTCTCTGGATGGGAACACTGGTACCC
It encodes the following:
- the Mapre3 gene encoding microtubule-associated protein RP/EB family member 3 isoform X1, which translates into the protein MAVNVYSTSVTSENLSRHDMLAWVNDSLHLNYTKIEQLCSGAAYCQFMDMLFPGCVHLRKVKFQAKLEHEYIHNFKVLQAAFKKMGVDKIIPVEKLVKGKFQDNFEFIQWFKKFFDANYDGKDYNPLLARQGQDVAPPPNPGDQIFNKSKKLIGTAVPQRTSPTGPKNMQTSGRLSNVAPPCILRKNPPSARNGGHEADAQILELNQQLLDLKLTVDGLEKERDFYFSKLRDIELICQEHESENSPVISGIIGILYATEEGFAPPEDDEIEEHQPEDQDEY
- the Mapre3 gene encoding microtubule-associated protein RP/EB family member 3 isoform X2 — protein: MAVNVYSTSVTSENLSRHDMLAWVNDSLHLNYTKIEQLCSGAAYCQFMDMLFPGCVHLRKVKFQAKLEHEYIHNFKVLQAAFKKMGVDKIIPVEKLVKGKFQDNFEFIQWFKKFFDANYDGKDYNPLLARQGQDVAPPPNPVPQRTSPTGPKNMQTSGRLSNVAPPCILRKNPPSARNGGHEADAQILELNQQLLDLKLTVDGLEKERDFYFSKLRDIELICQEHESENSPVISGIIGILYATEEGFAPPEDDEIEEHQPEDQDEY